Proteins encoded by one window of Capra hircus breed San Clemente chromosome 8, ASM170441v1, whole genome shotgun sequence:
- the LOC102175291 gene encoding 60S ribosomal protein L30-like, translating to MVAAKKTKKSLELINSRLQLVMKSGKYVLGYKQTLKMIRQSKAKLVILANNCPALRKSEIEYYAMLAKTGVHHYSGNNTELGTACGKYYRACTLAIIDPGDSDIIRSMPDQTGEK from the coding sequence ATGGTGGCCGCAAAGAAGACGAAAAAGTCACTGGAGTTGATCAACTCTAGGCTCCAGCTGGTTATGAAAAGTGGAAAGTATGTGCTGGGGTACAAACAGACTCTGAAAATGATCAGACAAAGCAAAGCGAAACTGGTCATCCTCGCCAACAACTGCCCAGCCTTGAGGAAATCTGAAATAGAGTATTACGCCATGTTGGCCAAAACTGGTGTCCATCACTACAGTGGCAATAATACTGAATTGGGCACAGCATGTGGAAAATACTACAGAGCATGCACACTGGCTATCATTgatccaggtgattctgatattaTTAGAAGCATGCCAGACCAGACTGGTGAAAAGTAA